The following proteins come from a genomic window of Pyxidicoccus sp. MSG2:
- the ribA gene encoding GTP cyclohydrolase II, translated as MSDTRSPQVLPTRKHTQHLERFAEADVPTERGTLRTIVFRDKRNGREHVALVVGDVKGMEGVPVRIHSECLTSEVFGSLKCDCRQQLDRALDFITQGGLGVVLYLRQEGRGIGLGNKIKAYALQAKGLDTYEANRQLGFADDLRTYDIAAEMVRSLDVRSVDLITNNPLKIAGMVEEGVPVRRRIPSRTEHNPHNVDYLRTKRERTGHLIELFAEDDDTEAKAG; from the coding sequence GGTTCGCGGAGGCGGATGTCCCCACCGAGCGCGGCACGCTGCGGACCATCGTCTTCCGCGACAAGCGCAACGGCCGCGAGCACGTGGCCCTCGTGGTGGGCGACGTGAAGGGCATGGAGGGGGTGCCGGTGCGCATCCATTCCGAGTGCCTGACGAGCGAGGTCTTCGGCAGCCTGAAGTGCGACTGCCGGCAGCAGCTGGACCGGGCGCTGGACTTCATCACCCAGGGGGGCCTGGGGGTCGTCCTGTACCTCCGCCAGGAGGGCCGGGGAATCGGCCTGGGGAACAAGATCAAGGCGTACGCCCTGCAGGCCAAGGGCCTGGATACCTACGAGGCCAACAGGCAGCTGGGCTTCGCGGATGATCTGCGCACGTACGACATCGCGGCGGAGATGGTGCGCAGCCTGGACGTCCGCTCGGTTGATCTGATCACCAACAACCCGCTCAAGATTGCCGGCATGGTCGAAGAAGGTGTCCCCGTCCGGCGTCGAATCCCTTCCCGGACCGAGCACAATCCGCATAACGTCGACTATTTGAGGACGAAGCGTGAGCGTACGGGGCACCTGATTGAGCTCTTCGCCGAGGACGACGACACGGAAGCCAAAGCCGGCTGA